The Microplitis demolitor isolate Queensland-Clemson2020A chromosome 8, iyMicDemo2.1a, whole genome shotgun sequence genome has a segment encoding these proteins:
- the LOC103573201 gene encoding zinc transporter 7 → MLPLSHKDSRSISSKILEKIYGWKRLIFSDPDTRNLFLFLLLNFSFAIVELLYGMWTNSLGLISDGFHMFFDCTALVTGLVASVVTKWRANERYSFGYVRAEVLAGFVNGLGILVLAYCIMSAAFERLFEPPEVKHEKLFVVSVLGLLVNLVGVYAFQHGHSHGGHGHSHGGGHGHSHGGGHGHSHGNHAANSGPVATSPGVGVGVNMELGHGHEHAAHGYDPHSHNHNHSHNHDHQEIEIDTTLATGNSQIMKGVFLHILADTLGSVGVIVSAILIQMFGWMIADPICSMFIAVMITVSVLPLLQESTTILMQRQPPALDHLLLGCYNKVTQLAGVYSVQEPHFWTLCSNVYVGTLKLEVSKTVDPKYVVAHTEMIFHAAGVRHLTVQLDYTSM, encoded by the coding sequence ATGCTTCCATTATCGCACAAAGACAGCAGAAGTATAAGTagtaaaatacttgaaaaaatatatggctGGAAAAGACTCATCTTCTCGGATCCCGACAcaaggaatttatttttatttttactactcaatttttcatttgcaATCGTCGAATTATTATACGGAATGTGGACCAACAGTTTGGGACTGATATCTGATGGTTTTCATATGTTCTTCGACTGTACCGCTTTAGTAACAGGACTGGTAGCATCAGTGGTAACTAAATGGCGAGCAAATGAACGTTACTCTTTCGGTTACGTCCGTGCCGAAGTGCTGGCAGGTTTCGTCAACGGATTAGGAATATTAGTTCTCGCATACTGCATAATGTCTGCGGCATTTGAACGTTTGTTTGAACCACCGGAAGTAAAACacgaaaaattattcgtaGTTTCAGTATTGGGTTTGCTAGTAAATCTAGTGGGAGTTTATGCATTCCAACATGGACACAGTCACGGTGGACATGGTCATAGTCACGGTGGTGGACATGGTCATAGTCACGGTGGTGGACATGGTCACAGCCATGGTAACCATGCTGCCAACAGTGGACCTGTTGCTACTAGTCCTGGTGTTGGTGTCGGCGTTAACATGGAACTAGGACATGGTCATGAACATGCAGCTCATGGTTATGATCCACATTCGCATAATCATAATCACAGTCATAATCATGATCATCAGGAAATAGAAATAGATACGACATTAGCAACAGGAAATTCACAGATTATGAAAGGagtatttttacatatacttGCTGATACACTTGGATCTGTTGGTGTCATTGTATCAGCAATATTGATACAAATGTTTGGATGGATGATTGCTGATCCAATTTGCTCGATGTTTATTGCAGTTATGATAACAGTAAGTGTGCTGCCGTTATTGCAAGAATCAACCACCATTCTTATGCAAAGACAGCCACCAGCGTTGGATCATTTACTTCTAGGTTGTTACAATAAAGTAACACAATTGGCGGGTGTTTACAGTGTACAGGAGCCTCATTTTTGGACACTTTGCTCGAACGTTTATGTTGGTACACTTAAATTAGAAGTTTCTAAGACAGTTGATCCGAAATACGTTGTTGCGCATACGGAAATGATATTTCATGCGGCTGGTGTAAGACATCTTACTGTACAGCTGGACTACACGTCTATGTGA
- the LOC103573331 gene encoding testis-specific serine/threonine-protein kinase 3 → MATKLSPRNSEVSALEERGYLIGKKIGQGSYATVHLAEYLDGSSSKKMRLACKIFDKEKAPPDFLEKFFPRELEILTKVENPHIIQVHSILQRGPRVFIFMRYADNGDLLDHIIRSGVVSEQQAKLWFRQMASGLQYLHGKNIAHRDLKCENILLSRKFNVKLADFGFARFCVDEDNKRVLSYTYCGSAAYAAPEVVSGTPYNPKLADVWSLGIILYIMLNGTMPFKDDNIKKLLKDQMGKNWVFRSRALKTLSPLAINIVKRILEPDVTIRLTLDRVLAHEWLKSKKDKMSFTNRFGHSSSMQHQANEISQVPNDSIMKTTMQLFKEPETLPKNNTSMSVDPKKNYAFNPLKNTANKL, encoded by the exons ATGGCCACGAAATTAAGCCCGCGAAATTCCGAAGTCAGCGCTCTTGAAGAGCGTGGTTAtcttattggaaaaaaaattggccag GGTTCGTATGCTACCGTTCATCTAGCAGAATATTTAGATGGCAgtagttcaaaaaaaatgcGGCTTGcatgtaaaatatttgataaggAAAAAGCACCTCCagattttcttgaaaaattttttccccgtgagcttgaaattttaacaaaagttgaaaacCCGCATattattcaa gTCCATAGTATACTGCAACGAGGACCAcgtgtatttatttttatgcgtTATGCTGATAATGGTGATTTATTGGATCACATAATTCGTAGCGGTGTTGTATCTGAACAACAAGCAAAGCTTTGGTTTCGTCAAATGGCATCTGGATTACAGTATTTACATGGGAAAAATATTGCACACCGTGATTTGAAGTGTGAAAATATATTACTGTCACGTAAATTTAATGTTAAGTTAGCGGACTTTGGTTTTGCTCGTTTTTGCGTTGATGAGGATAATAAACGTGTTCTGAGCTACACTTACTGCGGTTCTGCGGCTTATGCCGCGCCAGAAGTAGTATCTGGTACACCGTATAATCCAAAACTGGCAGACGTTTGGTCACTGggtattatattgtatataatgCTTAATGGAACGATGCCATTCAAAGATGATAACATTAAAAAGTTACTTAAAGATCAGATGGGAAAAAATTGGGTCTTTCGGTCTCGTGCATTAAAAACGTTGTCACCACTTGCTATTAATATTGTCAAACGTATTTTAGAGCCGGATGTTACGATAAGACTTACACTTGATCGTGTTCTAGCACATGAATggttgaaaagtaaaaaggaTAAAATGTCTTTTACTAATAGATTTGGTCATTCATCGTCGATGCAGCATCAg GCGAATGAAATATCCCAAGTTCCAAATGACTCAATTATGAAAACGACAatgcaattatttaaagaacCAGAAACATTACCCAAAAATAATACCAGTATGTCAGTTgatccgaaaaaaaattacgccTTCAATCCCCTAAAAAATACAGCTAACAAATTGTAA
- the LOC103573200 gene encoding 40S ribosomal protein S25 produces the protein MPPKKDTKGGSSKQPQKTQKKKEGGSGGKAKKKKWSKGKVRDKLNNQVLFDKGTYDKLIKEVPQYKLITPSIVSERLKIRGSLARRALIELHQKGLIKQVVQHHAQLIYTRTTKGDDPAA, from the exons ATG ccgCCCAAAAAGGATACGAAGGGAGGTTCTTCCAAGCAACCTCAAAAGACTCAGAAAAAGAAAGAAGGAGGATCTGGTGGTAAAGCCAAGAAgaag aaGTGGTCCAAAGGAAAAGTACGTGACAAGTTAAACAACCAGGTGTTGTTTGACAAAggtacttatgacaaacttaTCAAAGAAGTACCTCAGTACAAATTAATCACCCCTTCAATCGTGAGTGAAAGATTGAAGATTCGCGGATCTTTAGCCAGGAGAGCGCTCATTGAACTCCACCAAAAGGGTCTAATCAAACAAGTTGTTCAGCATCATGCACAACTTATTTACACTCGTACGACCAAGGGCGATGATCCAGCTGCGTAA